The Couchioplanes caeruleus nucleotide sequence AGTCCTGGCTCGAGATCGGCGCGTCGGCCAGCACGCCGGCGGCGTGCACGATGCCCGCCAGCCGCGGCCCGGCCGCCTGCACCATCCGTTCGACGCCGGCGGGGTCCGCGATGTCGGCGCTGACCACGCGGACGTCGGCGCCCAGCTCGGCGGAGAGCCGGGCCTCCGAATCGTCGGCCGGCCGCCGGCCGGCCAGCACCAGACGCCGTGCGCCGGCGTCCACCAGCCGCCGGGCCGCCAGCCTGCCCAGGCCGCCGAGCCCGCCGGTGATCAGGTACGTGCTCTCGGGATCGAGCCGGAGGGTGGCCTCCGTGGCCGGGGTGCGGGACGGCCGCAGGCGCAGCACGTGCCGGACGCCGCCCCGGAACGCGACCTGGAAATCGTCACCGGCGGCGTCGAGCTCGTCCAGGAGCGGCCCCGGCCCGGCCGCGGCCGGATCGAGGTCGACGAGCATCACGCGGTACGCGGGGTACTCGTTGGCGAGCACCCGGCCGAAGCCCCACAGCGACCCGTCCCCGAGCGCGTCCGCGTCGCGGTCGTCCGACGCATCGCCCGGCAGCGCCTGCCCGCCGACCGTCACCAGCCAGAGCCGCAGCGGCTGGGCCCGGCCGAGGTCCTCCATCTCCTGCAGCAGGCGCAGCAGGCCGGTGTAGTTCTCCTCGCTCTCGCGCCGCAGCCGGTCCAGGCCGGTGGCTTCCCGGTCGGTCCACCAGAACCACGCCACGTCGGTGATCTCGGGATCGGTCCACACCAGATCGGCCGCCCGGTCGACGTCGGCCGCCGCGAGGTGTCCCTCCGGCGCCTCGAACGGCGGGTGCACCATCAGCACCCGGTGCCGGTCCCGGGCGGGCGCCGTCGCGGCCTGCCCGACCCATTGCGGCTCGTACGACAGCCGTTCGCGGGCGGCAGCCGGGTTGGCCACCCGGACCAGGCCCAGCCCGCGGACCGCGGCGACCGGCTCGGTGCCCTCCAGCACGAGCACGTCCACCGCGAGGTCGTCATCGCGGCCGGTCAGCCGGACGACGCTGCGCAGCGCGCCCTTCGGCTTCTTGAACAGCCGCACCTCGGCGTAGGACCGGGGCAGATAGGTGCGGCCCGGCTCGGTCAGCGTGAGCAGCGTCTGCACGGCCGGGTCGAGCGCGTACGGCGGCAGCACCATTCCCGGCGGGGTGTCCACCTCGCGCAGCTCCGCCCGGGCGAACCCGTCCGCACCGACCACCACCGACTCGATCCGCCGGAACTCCGGCCCGTACGGCAACCCCAGCTCGGCGAACTCGGCGTACAGATGGTCGCCGGTGAGCACCGGGCCGCCGGCTGTCTCCCCGGGCGGCTCGCGCAGCTCGGTGACCCAGGCCGGTTCCCGCTCGCCCCGGGGGCCCAGCCGGGCGGTCGCATGTCCCCGTTCGCCGCCGCCCTGCTCCTCCGGCCGGCGGCTGAGCACCTCGACCGTGGTCGTCCCGCCGTCGTCGGGCCGGACCCGGGTGATCACCTCGACCGGCTCGTCGGTCAGCGCCAGGGGCTCGTGGATGCGCAGGTCGAAGACGGGACGGTCGCTGGTGCCGAACACCGCGTCCTGGGCGGCCAGCACCAGCTCGACGTAGCCCGCGCCGGGGAAGTACACCTGGCCCAGCACCACGTGGTCGCCCAGCCAGGACGGCTCGGTCGCCGACCATGAGGAGCGGAACTCCCGGACGCCCGCAGCGGCGGCCGCCGTCTCGGTGCCGAGCAGGCCGTGCCCGGCGGCCCGGCCGTTCGCCTGCGGGCTCGGCAGCCAGTGCCGCTTGCGCTCGAACGGGTAGCCGGGCAGCTCGGTCAGCCGGCCCCGCCGCTCGCCGTGGTACGCCCGCCAGTCGATGTCCAGCCCGGCCTGGTAGCCGCGCAGCACCGCCCGGCGCAGCCCGGCGCCGTCGTCGGCCGCGCTGGTGACGCTGGCCAGCCAGAGGTGACCGGACCCGGCCGCCGACTGCTTGCCCAGCGCGGTCAGCGTGGCGGCCGGGCCGACCTCGATGAACGCGTGCCGGCCGCGCGCCTCGACCGCCCGTACCCCGCCCAGGAAGTCGACGGGCTCGAGGATGTGCCGTGCCCAGTACTCCGGATCGGCGACCTCCTCGTAGCGGGCGATCTCGCCGGTGCGGTTGGACACGAACGGCAGGGCGGGCCGCCGGAAGGTGACGGTGGCGGCCACCTCGGCGAAGCTCGCGGCGGCCTGCGCCATGAGCGGCGAGTGGAAGGCGTGCGAGACGGCCAGGGCCTTGGCCCGGATGCCGTCGCGCTGCAGGGCCACGATGATCTGGGCGAGCTGGTCACGCCGGCCCGAGATGACGCACTGGGTGGGCGAGTTGACGGCGGCGATGCCGACCTCGTCGAGACCGCCGGCATAGGGCAGCACGATGTCCCGGCCGGCCGACACGGCGGCCATTCCGCCGTGGGTGCTCATCGACTGCATCAGGCGGCCGCGCTCGGCGGCGAGGCGTACGGCGTCCGGCAGGTCGAACAGGCCCGCGACGGTGGCCGCCACGAGCTCGCCGATGCTGTGGCCCAGCAGCACGCCGGGCGTGACACCCCAGGACATCCAGAGGCCGGCCAGCGCGTACTCCAGCACGAACAGGGCCGGCTGGGCGTACGCGGTGCGGTGGATCTCGAGGCCGCCCTCGTCCGGGTCGGCGAGCAGCAGGTCGCGGACGGAGAGGTCGAGGAAGGGCTCGAGGAGCTTGTCGCACTCGTCGACGCGGTTGCGGAACACGGCGTGGTCCCGGTAGAGCGCGCGGCCCATCCCCGGATACTGGGCTCCCTGCCCGGTGAACAGGAAGGCGACCTCGGGCGGGTCGGATGCCGGGACGTCCTCGGCGATACCGGCCCCGATCGCCGCGGCGAGCTCGGCGGTGGTCGATCCCGCCGCGCCGAACCGGTGCGCGAAGTGGGCGCGCCGCGCGGTGCTGGTGTAGGCGAGGTCGGCCGGTGGCACGTCGGGGTGGTCGGCCAGGAAGTCGCGCAGGCCGGTGAGCCGGCGGCGCAGCGCGGCGGCGCTCTTGGCCGACACCGCGAGGAGCTGCTCGCCGCCGGGCGCCGGGGGCGCCGGCGCGTCCGGGGCCTCCTCGACGACGACCGAGGCGATCGTGCCGGCGAAGCCGAACGAGTTGACCAGGCCCCGGCGCGGCCCGGCCGGCCAGTCGCGCCCCTCCGTCGGCACGCCGACCCGGAACCGCCGCCACGGGATGTGCTCGGACGGCGTGGTCATGCCGATGTGCGGGTAGATCGTCCGTTCGCGCAGCTGCAGCACGGTCTTGATCACCCCGCCGACGCCGGCCGCGGCCTCCATGTGCCCGAGGTTGCCCTTGAGCGAGGCGACCAGCACCGGGTCGTCCGCGGCCCGCGACGGCCCGAACACCGTGTTGATCGCGGCGACCTCGATCGGGTCACCCAGCGGGGTGCCGGTGCCGTGCGCCTCCACATAGGACACGTCCTCGGCGGTGAGCCCCGCCGCGGCCAGCGCCCGGCGCATGACGTCGGCCTGGGCCAGCCCGTTGGGCACGGTCAGGCCACCGCTCGCGCCGTCCTGGCGTACCGCCGAACCGGTCAGCACGGCGAGCACGGTGTCACCGGCCGCCCGGGCGTCGGCCAGGCGCTTGAGCACCAGGATCCCGCAGCCCTCGCTGCGCCCGTACCCGTCGGCGTGCTGGTCGAACGTCCGGCAGCGGCCGTCCGGCGACAGCATGCCCGCCTGGCTGAAGATGATGTGGTTGCGCGGGTGGTGCATCAGGTTGACGCCGCCGGCCAGCGCGATCGAGCACTCGCCGGCGCGCAGCGCGGTCGCCGCCAGGTGCAGCGTGACCAGCGACGAGGAACAGGCGGTGTCGACGGTCAGGCTCGGGCCGTGCCAGCCCAGGAAGTGCGACAACCGGCCCGGGATGGCGCTCGGTGCGATCCCGGCCCCCAGGTGCGGGGTGAGCTGCTCGTCGGCCAGCTCACCGGCCCGGGACGCGTAGTCGGCCATGCTGCAGCCGACGTAGACACCGCCCTCGCCCTCGACGGTCGCGGGGTCGACACCGGCCGACTCCAGCGCCTCCCAGGCGGTCTCCAGCACCAGCCGCTGCTGCGGGTCGACGTACGCGGCCTCCTTCGGCGATGTGTTGAAGAACGGCGCGTCGAAGCGGTCGATGCCGGACAGGAAGCCGCCGCCGCTCGCAGTGATGCCCTCCACGCCGGACCAGCGGTCGGGCGGCGTGGGCTCGATGCCGGACCGCCCGGCCCGCAGGAACTCCGCCAGGCCCGCCGGGGTCGTGTTGCCGCCGGGGAAGCGCAGCCCCATCCCGATGACGGCGATCGGCTCTGCGGTGGTGCGGTTCATCGGTGCCTCTCTCCTGGCGGTCAGTACTCGACGGGCAGGGCGAGCGGCACCCGGATCTGGTACGCCCGCCGCCATGCGATCTGCCCGGGCGGCACGGCCAGCCGCAACCGGGGCAGCCGGAGCAGCACCTGCTCGAGGGCCACCCGTACCTCGGTGCGTCCGAACTCGGCCCCCGGGCAGTAGTGCGGGCCGTTGCCGAACGCCAGATGCGGCACCTTGCCGCGGTCCACGTCCACCCGCTCCGGATGGGGATAGTGCGCCGGATCGCGGTGCGCGGCGCCCATGGACAGCAGCACCGTCTCGCCGGCCGGGATCACCTGATCGCCGACGGGCACGTCCTCGGTGGTGAAGCGGCGCACGGCGGTGTGCACCGGGCCGTGGAAGCGCAGGAATTCCTCGACAGCCGCGGGCAGCCGCTCCGGCTCGCGGCGCAGCCGTGCCATGAGGTCCGGGTCGCCGAGCAGGATGAGCACGCTGCTGGCAATCGTGCTCACCGTGGTGTCGTAGCCGCCGAGCAGCGCCATGAAGGCGAGGCCGAGCAGGTCGTTGTCGTCCAGCGGCCGGCCCTGCTCGTCCAGCCCGTGCACCCACTCGGAGAGCACGTCGCCGGTCGGCTCCGCCCGCTTGCGGCCGATCAGAGCGCCGAGGTAGGCGTACATGGCCGCGCCGGCGTGGCTGGCCAGCTCGGCGTCGAGGCCGAGCAGCCCGTCGGTCCAGGACCGGAACCGCGCCCGGTCGGCCGGTGGCACGCCCAGCATGTCGGCGATCACGGTGATGGGCAGGGGAGCGGCCAGGGCGGCGATCAGATCGGTACGCCCCGAGTCGCCCATCGCGTCGATCAGCCCGGCGGTGATCTCCTCGATCCGCGGCCGCATCGCCCGGAACCGGGACACCGAGACCGCTTGGTTGAGGAACTTGCGCAGCCGGCGGTGGTCGGCTCCGTCCACCGTGGCCACGCTCTCGAAGCTGAACTCCGAGGGCAGCGGCATCGCGCGGTAGACGTCGGAGGCGTACCGGATGTTGCGGGCCAGCCGCGGGTCGCCGAGCAGCTGCCGTACGTCCTCGTAGCGGGTGACCAGCCAGGCCGGCGTGCCCTCCGGCGTCCGGATGCGGTGCGCCGGGCCGAGGCGGTGCAGCTCCGCGTACGTCGCGTCGGGATCGGCCAGGTAGCGGTCGTCGAACGGGGCGAGCGGTTCGGAGGTCATCCGGCTCCTCTGCGTACGTCCAGCCACAGCGACTCGGCGATCGCGCACAGCTCACCGTCGGGCGTGCTGATCGCGCTGCCGGTGCGGTACTTGCGGCCCTCGGTGGCGATCGACCAGCCACTCACCACGTACGGTTCGCCGGCCCGGACCGGACGCAGGCGCCGGCTGGTCTGGAAGGCGGTGACCGTCTCGGCGATCGGGGCGCCGGCGAAGGCCCGGCAGGCCCAGCCGCCCGGGCAGTCCAGCACGGCGAAGACCGACGCGGCGCTCAGCTCCTCGCCGGGGTCGCCGGCCTCCGGGCCGGGCGTCCAGGCGGCCGCCACCACCGCACTGCCGGGCACCAGGCCGAGCAGCACGTGCAGGCCCTGCCCGGCGGGCCGGCCCGAGCCGCACACCCAGCAGTCCGGGAAGCTGTTGCCCGCGCGCTCGGCGGTCCGCCGCTGCTCGATCGCGGCGAGCCCCTCGGCCCAGCCGGGAAGGGGCGGCACGGCGATCTCGGGTGCGACGATCCGAGCCGCGGCCAGCGGTCCCCGGTCGCCGCTCAGCGTCCAGGAATCCGGGCCGCTGCCCTCGATCGACAGGGGCTGCCCGACCGGAACGGGACGCCGCAGGTCGAGCCGCAGAGTCTCGGTGCCGGCCAGCTCGGCGAGGCGGCCGGCGACGTAGCCGCCGTGGGCCACCCCGGGGAAGCCCCAGATGTGGTCGGGCACGGTCAACGTGCCGATGTCCGGCTGCGCCATCTCACCCTCCGGCGTTCTCGGTGACAGAACCGGCCCACCATCGCCGCCCGGCCTCGGGCAGCGATCGGATCGGGTCGTAGTACGTGTAGCGGCGGCCACCGTCCGGCCCGGACCAGTACGAGATGCCGCGCTCGGTGTCGTACTCCTCGACCTGGTCGACCCAGCGTTTGCCGAGCCAGGGAACGTCGCAGACCAGGCGGGGCGTGGCGTACCCCGGCAGGAGACCCATGATGTCGTGCTGCAGCCGCCGTGCCTCGCCCAGCGACGTCCGCCAGTGCTCGGCGTTGGGCACGATGTCGCACAGGTAGAAGTAGTAGGGCAGGATGCCGGCCTCGTCCTGCAGCGCGAAGCACAGGTCGAGCAGGTCGCCGGCGGTGGCGTTGACGCCGCGCAGCAGCACGCCCTGGTTGCGCACGTCGCGCACGCCGGCGTCCAGCAGCGCCCGGGCGGCCTCACCGACCAGCGGCGTCACCGAGCGCGCGTGGTTGGCGTGCGTGTGCACCGCGAGATGCACGCCCCGGGCGGCCGCCAGCCGCGCGACCCGCTCCATCCCGGCGCGTACCCGGTCCTGCAGCCAGTGCTGGGGCAGGCCGATCAGTGCCTTGGTGGCGATCCGGACGTCGCGTACGGACTCCACGTCGAGCAGCCGCAGTAGGAAGGACTCGAGGTGCGGCCAGGGCAGGTTGGCGACGTCTCCGCCGGACACGACCACGTCGCGTACGCCCGGGTTCTCGCGCAGGTAGCGCAGAATGCCCGCCTGCCGGTCCGCCGGGGTGAGCGTGAGCGCCGCCTTGGTGACCTGGCGGGTGGAGGTGCCGACCAGGTCCATGCGGGTGCAGTGCCCGCAGTACTGCGGGCAGGTCGTCACGAGCTCGGCCAGCACCTTGGTCGGGTAGCGGTGCACCAGGCCCTCGGCCACCGCCATGTCGGACTCGTGCAGCGAGTCCCGCTGGGCGAGCGGATGACTGGGCCACCGCGCGTCACGGTCGTGGCGGACCGGGAGCATGTAGCGCCGGACCGGGTTGGCGACGAACCCGTCGGTGAAACCGGCCGGCTCGTCGGGCAGCATCGTGGTGACCATCTGCGGCGTGAGCAGGATCGGCATGGTGGCGAACCGTTCCTGATCGGCCGCCAGTTCGTCGTAGAACCAGTCGCTGAGCAGGCCGCCGAGCAGCGTGTGCAGATCTCGTGGATTCTTGACACAGTGCGCCCGTTGCCACTGAGCGTCCCGCCACTGCTCGTCGGTGACCTCGCGCCATGCCGGCACCCGGCGTCGATCCGGCTCGTACAGCGGTCTCCGGACATACCGGTACGCCGTCGCCGTGTCCTCAGAGGACACGGCCACACTCCGTCGCACCAAGACACCCCCCGTTTGGTGTTCGGTTCGGCCCTCACGCTAGGGCAGCCCGGCAGGATCGACAAGTGTCTTTCTGGCGACCGGCTTCCGCCGTCATCCGTTCAACGGTCATTCCCGGAGCCGTCGCCGTCGGCGGAAGAATGCGCGCGGATCGCGTTCTCGTACGCATCTTCCCGCCGGGTAGAATTGGTGCGGTGAATGCGTATCACCGGACGTCGGGCCGCTCATTTCTTCCCGCCTCGGAAAAGGCGGGGTCCGCATGAGGGAACGGTGGATCCGCCGCCTCCGCGACGACGGCGGGCCCGGGACCGGACTCGTGTGTTTCGCCCACGCCGGCGGCTGGACGACGGCCTTCTCCACCTGGCCCCGGGCCCTGCCGCCGGACGTCGGCGTGCTGGCCGTCAAGTACCCCGGCCGCGAGGACCGGCTCGGCGATCCGTTCGCGTCCGCATTGGAGACTCTCGCGGACGACATAGCTGAGGCCCTCGGCGAACTCGCGACGCGCCGGCTGGTGTTCTTCGGGCACAGCATGGGCGCCTCGGTGGCCCACGAGGTCGCGCTGCGCCTCCAGCAGCGGGGAAACCCGCCGGCCGCCCTGTGCGTGTCCGGCCGGCGCCCGCCGCACGTGCCCGGCGGCCGGCGGGCGTACCCGGGTACGGACGACGAGATCGTCGCGGACGTCGTACGGTTCGACCGGAGCCGCGCCGCGGTGTTCGCCGATCCGGACCTGCGCGCGTTGGTGCTCCCCGCGATCCGCGCGGACTACCGGCTGCTCGACGCCTATGCCGGCGGCGACCGGCCCCCGCTCGACTGCCCGGTGTACGGCTACACCGGCGCCGCCGACCCGGAGGTGACCCCGGAGCAGATGCGCGGCTGGGCCGGCCTGACCCGCTCCACCTTCCGGCTGCGGGTGCTGCCGGGCGGCCACTTCTACCTCAGGAGCGAGGAAGCGGCGTTGCTGGCGGACCTGAGCGACGTCATCGCGACCGTCGGGCACGTCGAGGGGACCGTCCCGTGACGCAACGGCCGGCCTGAGCCGCCGCCGGCGTCAGCAGGTGCCGTTGCAGGCGAGGACGCGGAGGCGGTCCAGCGTGCCGTTCCACTGGTTCGAGTCGCCGGCGAACGGGCCGGTGCTCGAGTACTGCCAGAACGACCACGTCGGTGCGCCGGCCGGCAGCGTGCCCGGGGTGCTGCTGTAACGCGCCAGCCACAGCGGCGAGTTGGCCCAGAAGCCGGTGTAGTCGCCGGTGCACGTACGCCACCAGTCGGTCGTCGTGTAGATCGTGGCCCAGCGCCCGGTCCGGGCCTGATAGCGGTTGAGGAAGTCGCCGATCCAGGCACGCATGGACGCCTGCGACAACCCGTAGCAGGTCGCGCCGTACGGGTTGTACTCGATGTCCAGGGCGCCGGGCAGCGTACGCCCGTCCCTCGACCAGCCGCCGCCGTGGTTGACGAAGTAGTCGGCCTGCGCCGCGCCGCCGCCGGCGTTCGGGATGGCGAAGTGGTACGAGCCACGGATCATGCCGACGTTGTACGACCCGTTGTACTGCTGCGCGAACGACGGGTTGACGTAGGAGGTGCCCTCCGTGGCCTTGACGTAGGCGAACCGCGAGCCGGCGTTCCACTGTGCCTGCCAGTTCACGCTGCCCTGGTGGCCGGAGACGTCCTGGCCGTAGGTGACGGTGGCGGCCTGCGCCGGGGTTGCCGGCATGAGCGCGGTGAGCAGCATCGCGGTGGCGATGGCGCCGACCTTGTGAAAGAGATTCACGAAACGACCTCCGGGGATGGGGAAAGACGTTCGTCGATTTATACACGAGGCCGCCCTTGCCCGCCGGGCGACGGAGTGGAAGGGTTGGTCGCGCATCATCGTCGATGCCTCCGGGGGTACGCATGCGTCACGTCCGTAGCGCGGCACTCGTTGCCGGCGTAGCTGCCATCACGATCTCGGCGTCGGTTCCGGCGGCGGCCGCCGCGGTCCGGCACCCCACGGTCCTGACCCTCGGGCAGGTCTCGCGTCAGGACGTCCCGGCCGCGCCCGGCTCCGAGCCGGACACGCTGGTGGAGCCCGACATCGCGGTCTCGCCTCTGGACCGGGACGTCGCGGTGGCCGTCGCTCACGACGGCCGGTATGCCGACGGCGGCGCGGTCGGCATCACTCACGCGTGGACCCGCGACGGCGGGCTGACCTGGCGGCACGCCGCGGTCCGCTACATCACCACGGCGGCGGGCGGGGCGTGGGACCGGGCGTCCGATCCGGTGCTCGCCTTCGGCCCCGGCGGCGACGCCTATCTGTCCACCATCGCGTTCAACAGCGACGCCTCGGACTGCCGCAGCGTGGTGCTGGTGTCCCGCTCGCGTGACGGCGGCGCGACCTTCGGGCGCCCGTCGGTCGCCCAGTCCACCGACGACTGCAGCATCTTCAACGACAAGAACTGGCTGACCGTCGACAACGGCGCCCGCTCGCCGCACCGTGGCCGGATCTATCAGTTCTGGAGTTACTTCTTCGGCGAGTTCGCGCAGCAGCGGGTGCGCTGGTCCGACGACCACGGCCACACCTGGAGCGCCGCGGCCGTGGTGACCCCGGGCAACGCGTCGACGCAGAATTCGCAGGCACTGATCCGGCCGGACGGGTCCATCACCGACCTCTACCTGGACTT carries:
- a CDS encoding type I polyketide synthase — translated: MNRTTAEPIAVIGMGLRFPGGNTTPAGLAEFLRAGRSGIEPTPPDRWSGVEGITASGGGFLSGIDRFDAPFFNTSPKEAAYVDPQQRLVLETAWEALESAGVDPATVEGEGGVYVGCSMADYASRAGELADEQLTPHLGAGIAPSAIPGRLSHFLGWHGPSLTVDTACSSSLVTLHLAATALRAGECSIALAGGVNLMHHPRNHIIFSQAGMLSPDGRCRTFDQHADGYGRSEGCGILVLKRLADARAAGDTVLAVLTGSAVRQDGASGGLTVPNGLAQADVMRRALAAAGLTAEDVSYVEAHGTGTPLGDPIEVAAINTVFGPSRAADDPVLVASLKGNLGHMEAAAGVGGVIKTVLQLRERTIYPHIGMTTPSEHIPWRRFRVGVPTEGRDWPAGPRRGLVNSFGFAGTIASVVVEEAPDAPAPPAPGGEQLLAVSAKSAAALRRRLTGLRDFLADHPDVPPADLAYTSTARRAHFAHRFGAAGSTTAELAAAIGAGIAEDVPASDPPEVAFLFTGQGAQYPGMGRALYRDHAVFRNRVDECDKLLEPFLDLSVRDLLLADPDEGGLEIHRTAYAQPALFVLEYALAGLWMSWGVTPGVLLGHSIGELVAATVAGLFDLPDAVRLAAERGRLMQSMSTHGGMAAVSAGRDIVLPYAGGLDEVGIAAVNSPTQCVISGRRDQLAQIIVALQRDGIRAKALAVSHAFHSPLMAQAAASFAEVAATVTFRRPALPFVSNRTGEIARYEEVADPEYWARHILEPVDFLGGVRAVEARGRHAFIEVGPAATLTALGKQSAAGSGHLWLASVTSAADDGAGLRRAVLRGYQAGLDIDWRAYHGERRGRLTELPGYPFERKRHWLPSPQANGRAAGHGLLGTETAAAAAGVREFRSSWSATEPSWLGDHVVLGQVYFPGAGYVELVLAAQDAVFGTSDRPVFDLRIHEPLALTDEPVEVITRVRPDDGGTTTVEVLSRRPEEQGGGERGHATARLGPRGEREPAWVTELREPPGETAGGPVLTGDHLYAEFAELGLPYGPEFRRIESVVVGADGFARAELREVDTPPGMVLPPYALDPAVQTLLTLTEPGRTYLPRSYAEVRLFKKPKGALRSVVRLTGRDDDLAVDVLVLEGTEPVAAVRGLGLVRVANPAAARERLSYEPQWVGQAATAPARDRHRVLMVHPPFEAPEGHLAAADVDRAADLVWTDPEITDVAWFWWTDREATGLDRLRRESEENYTGLLRLLQEMEDLGRAQPLRLWLVTVGGQALPGDASDDRDADALGDGSLWGFGRVLANEYPAYRVMLVDLDPAAAGPGPLLDELDAAGDDFQVAFRGGVRHVLRLRPSRTPATEATLRLDPESTYLITGGLGGLGRLAARRLVDAGARRLVLAGRRPADDSEARLSAELGADVRVVSADIADPAGVERMVQAAGPRLAGIVHAAGVLADAPISSQDWPSFERVLAAKMYGGWLLHRATADLGLTFFVAYSSATALLGTAGQSNYAAANAYLDRLMHWRRAGNRAGLSVNWGPWGEVGMAARMDDQQAAQLAGRGYTPLDPEQAMAACFRALARSQPQALVADVDWERFAATQKVPNAILAELAEHTGGSGSGVDREALLKLDPAAREEALLTIVRAQAAAVLYFDAVEDISFDARFIELGLDSMISVEFKNALETALRVPLSASLVFDHPTIRALAGYLAARLAPAGAES
- a CDS encoding cytochrome P450 family protein codes for the protein MTSEPLAPFDDRYLADPDATYAELHRLGPAHRIRTPEGTPAWLVTRYEDVRQLLGDPRLARNIRYASDVYRAMPLPSEFSFESVATVDGADHRRLRKFLNQAVSVSRFRAMRPRIEEITAGLIDAMGDSGRTDLIAALAAPLPITVIADMLGVPPADRARFRSWTDGLLGLDAELASHAGAAMYAYLGALIGRKRAEPTGDVLSEWVHGLDEQGRPLDDNDLLGLAFMALLGGYDTTVSTIASSVLILLGDPDLMARLRREPERLPAAVEEFLRFHGPVHTAVRRFTTEDVPVGDQVIPAGETVLLSMGAAHRDPAHYPHPERVDVDRGKVPHLAFGNGPHYCPGAEFGRTEVRVALEQVLLRLPRLRLAVPPGQIAWRRAYQIRVPLALPVEY
- a CDS encoding KamA family radical SAM protein, with the protein product MVRRSVAVSSEDTATAYRYVRRPLYEPDRRRVPAWREVTDEQWRDAQWQRAHCVKNPRDLHTLLGGLLSDWFYDELAADQERFATMPILLTPQMVTTMLPDEPAGFTDGFVANPVRRYMLPVRHDRDARWPSHPLAQRDSLHESDMAVAEGLVHRYPTKVLAELVTTCPQYCGHCTRMDLVGTSTRQVTKAALTLTPADRQAGILRYLRENPGVRDVVVSGGDVANLPWPHLESFLLRLLDVESVRDVRIATKALIGLPQHWLQDRVRAGMERVARLAAARGVHLAVHTHANHARSVTPLVGEAARALLDAGVRDVRNQGVLLRGVNATAGDLLDLCFALQDEAGILPYYFYLCDIVPNAEHWRTSLGEARRLQHDIMGLLPGYATPRLVCDVPWLGKRWVDQVEEYDTERGISYWSGPDGGRRYTYYDPIRSLPEAGRRWWAGSVTENAGG
- a CDS encoding thioesterase II family protein, giving the protein MRERWIRRLRDDGGPGTGLVCFAHAGGWTTAFSTWPRALPPDVGVLAVKYPGREDRLGDPFASALETLADDIAEALGELATRRLVFFGHSMGASVAHEVALRLQQRGNPPAALCVSGRRPPHVPGGRRAYPGTDDEIVADVVRFDRSRAAVFADPDLRALVLPAIRADYRLLDAYAGGDRPPLDCPVYGYTGAADPEVTPEQMRGWAGLTRSTFRLRVLPGGHFYLRSEEAALLADLSDVIATVGHVEGTVP
- a CDS encoding lysozyme, with translation MNLFHKVGAIATAMLLTALMPATPAQAATVTYGQDVSGHQGSVNWQAQWNAGSRFAYVKATEGTSYVNPSFAQQYNGSYNVGMIRGSYHFAIPNAGGGAAQADYFVNHGGGWSRDGRTLPGALDIEYNPYGATCYGLSQASMRAWIGDFLNRYQARTGRWATIYTTTDWWRTCTGDYTGFWANSPLWLARYSSTPGTLPAGAPTWSFWQYSSTGPFAGDSNQWNGTLDRLRVLACNGTC
- a CDS encoding sialidase family protein; its protein translation is MRHVRSAALVAGVAAITISASVPAAAAAVRHPTVLTLGQVSRQDVPAAPGSEPDTLVEPDIAVSPLDRDVAVAVAHDGRYADGGAVGITHAWTRDGGLTWRHAAVRYITTAAGGAWDRASDPVLAFGPGGDAYLSTIAFNSDASDCRSVVLVSRSRDGGATFGRPSVAQSTDDCSIFNDKNWLTVDNGARSPHRGRIYQFWSYFFGEFAQQRVRWSDDHGHTWSAAAVVTPGNASTQNSQALIRPDGSITDLYLDFTGTGREPDRERESAAARAAAPPADPGVPLLARTSRDGGRTWSAAVTVATDVGGDVPGVRCCLPSGTVDGVTGRLHAVWQSTDVSLLRASSSTDGVHWTAPVTVNPERTSTTQVVNADVAAYAGRVLVSYGVRDAAAADGRYVQQRARISADRGRSFPSRLTLGPRSDLRYAAQAGGAFPGDYIGTAAAPGRFYAAWAFSSQPPAGQTYHQVLLAATIRP